From the Bacillus sp. E(2018) genome, the window ACATCATCGGAAGAAGTATGTCACAAGGTAGAAAAGCAGGTGTGTATTCTGTTTTAGGTATTATTACAGGTTCTTTGGTTCACACATTGTTTGTAGCGTTTGGTTTATCATTGATACTTGTAAAATCTGTTTTTCTGTTTAATACGATTAAAATTATTGGTGTTATATACTTGGTGTATTTAGGCATTCGGATGATACTGGACAAGTCCAATCTATCTTTTCAAGCTGCGACAGATTCCCTTAATATACGAAAGATCTATATACAAGGGATGCTAACGAGTCTTACAAATCCAAAAGTTTCAATGTTTTTCATTGCATTTCTTCCACAATTTATAGACACCAAAGCGGTTGGACCCATTCCTTTTTTGATTTTAGGACTGACCTTTACAACCACTGGATTACTATGGTGTTTATTTGTTGCGTATTCCTCTTCCTACGTTACGAAAAAACTAAGAGGAAACCAAAAAATTGGAACTGTTTTGAACAAACTAACTGGACTTATTTTTATCGGTATGGGGATTAAGCTTTTACAAGCAAAAGCCCCTCATTAAATCTATATAAATCAACAAGATATGCCCCCACAGATGTTTTAAATATTTATAAGGAACGATCGATATACTACTTCCATAAACAGTCTCTTCGTCTAATAGATAAAGAGACTGTTTTTATTGTAGATCTGCTTTCTCGATATTTCATTAAATTTAAAAAGACAAATAAAACGACCAGTCGCTGCTGGTCGTTTTATTTTGTTTGGTATCCGACAATTGCACCCATTTGTGGAGTAAGAAACAATATTTACTAACACTTACCGATACAAACCAGCCATTGTTTGACTTTACTTTTATTAAATAATATGACTTCGGTATTAGATTTCCACTTCAAGACTCCAAGATTTTGAACAAAACTAAACTCATTTGGTCTTTCAACAATTAAAAGTTCACTTTTCACCAATTCACCAGTGTTCCTCGCTTTGATATTCAATGTAACAGCATAAGTATCTATTTCGTGCTGACAAAAAATTTCTGCGGTGTACTTTCTTGAAGGTGAAATCTTCTGTTTCCATACATATTCATTATAATAATTACTCTCAATAACGCTTTTGTAAGCTTGTTTAAGGATTGATCTTTCCCATTTATAAGCTTCTCCTGCTTTTAATACCCCTTCATACAGCTTTTCTAATATGAATTTCTTTTTTTCTTCTTTTTCGTATTCAGTATAGGACCTAAAGTCAAATTCTACTTCTACCTCAGTAAAGCCATCACAATTCTGTATTTCATCGTTAATGCTTTCTACACAGTTTATCGTAATTTTTTTAGTTTTCTTGGTCTGAAATCTCCCTAAATAACGTAGATATAAATCGGCAATGCATCTAATCTCATCCCGAAAATTCATTCGTGTATCTTTCCAATTCTTCTCATAATCAAGACGTATTGCATCTTTTTTCTGTATGGCCTTTTTATCTATCAATTCTCCAATAAAAGCATTATTTTCTTTATATGGTAAGTCTAAATCTATATCTTTTAAAATCAGACAACTCATCCTCCTTTCATTAATTAATTCATGGCATTTTATCTTAAATTAAATTTCATGTGTACTTTAAAAGGTCTTATTCCACAATTATGCTCGTTTATTCAATAAGTTCCATGATAAAGGCGTTAATCCTTCTTGGATCAATGCACCCGTTTATTCAAGTACATTTCTTCACAATCTACTTAGAGTAAACATTTTTAATCCCATTTTTTCTGTTTGCGATAAAGATTTCTTTCGGATGATGATAAAACCTTAGCAGTCGAAGGACGTTTTACAGTTGATAACAAAATTTCGTCAAAAAAATCCTCGTCAGCAAATGCGTTCCACGGTGTAACTCCGTAAAAGGCGTTTGCTAAGTCTTCAAGAATACCACTTGTGAAGCTCATGGCACCTATACAATCGGTACCGTTAAATTCTCCAGGAACGTCCTCCAATTGAATCCTTACATTCATATTACCTAGTACCTTCCAACGGTGATTATCTAATAAATTTGGGGTTAATGATAATATTGAAATTAAGGAATTATTTATAATTTTTTCTGAAGTTGAAACCTCAGTTTTATTGATATCAAATAAACCGCAAACAGGTTGAGTAGAATTTTTCCACACTACCTGTCCAAAAGCGTATGTACCATTCTCTAAAGGTATTTGAAAAATATCTCCCACTTTCCATTTTTGTTTCTTGGGCCTAATATGTGAAAATAATTTATTTTTAGTAATACTTATTTCACTTTCAGATACGTTTACATTACAAAGTTCGTTTATGATTATCGCTATCTCCAATATCAATTCAGCATTTGAAGTACGTATAATAACTGCACTCGAATCGTAATCAAAGTCAATGCGCTTGTATGAATTAGGTTCAATCTTTTCTCTAGCTTTTTTGCGTAAAATTTTTATTGCCTCATTATTTGTTTCCAAATTAAATAATTCAGCTAAATCTTCATCAATAAAGAAATATGATGTTGATGCATCTGGTAGAAGGATTTCTATATTTCCTAATTTACAAGTTGTGTTCATTGTCTTTCATATCCCCCTTTTATTTGATAATTTTTCATTAAAATTATAACACCGTAAAAAGGCGTTATCTTCTTTTAACCCGCACGTTTAGTTTAAATACAAACTTCTCACTCTTCTAAGTAAAGTTTAAAATAAATATCCAATTTTCTTATAAGTGTTACTCCACAATCTGGCCCATTTGTTGAATAAAAGCAATAAAAAAAGACTCACGTTTAATGAGCCTTTTTAAAAAATTATGTGATTCCGATAAATTACATCAATCCCCAACAGCAGCATTCCGATCCACTACATCATGGACTAGCAGTACACCAAGCTGGTGGTGTTCGTTTTGGTAGAGTGATCCTTGAACGAATCGAATCTCGCCATTTAAATTAAGAACTTCTAGCTTGCAGTATGCAGCGTTAATTTGAAGGGCTCGGTACAAACTTGATTCGTGTGAAAGTGTGACTCCATTTACTTTTACAATGACTTCGCCAATCTTTAATCCCATCTTTGCAGCGGGTGTCCCTGGTACTACTGAAAGAATCATAACTCCTTGATCTCTTGGTACAAAGTGTGAAGGTCTCGTATCATCACGTTGGCTCGTTACGAGTGTAATGAGCTCTCGTCCTGCAAGACCGGCTGCGATTGCTATAGCAATTAGGAGCGGCAAATTATAAAAATGACCTACTGCTGCAATGCCTGTTACGATAAATCCTAAAATCAAAACTTGTCTGCCTAGATGTTTAATCGCTTCTTCCGGCAGTGTATGTGTAACTAGCTGGCGATATCCGATGGCAAACGGTACGAGGAAGAATGAGAATCCTACCGCACCCATCGGAAACAAAGGCCACCAATCTAAAACAGGAATTGAGCCTACAGGTAAAACTAAAAACTGAGGAAC encodes:
- a CDS encoding LysE family translocator, which codes for IIGRSMSQGRKAGVYSVLGIITGSLVHTLFVAFGLSLILVKSVFLFNTIKIIGVIYLVYLGIRMILDKSNLSFQAATDSLNIRKIYIQGMLTSLTNPKVSMFFIAFLPQFIDTKAVGPIPFLILGLTFTTTGLLWCLFVAYSSSYVTKKLRGNQKIGTVLNKLTGLIFIGMGIKLLQAKAPH
- a CDS encoding Imm26 family immunity protein gives rise to the protein MNTTCKLGNIEILLPDASTSYFFIDEDLAELFNLETNNEAIKILRKKAREKIEPNSYKRIDFDYDSSAVIIRTSNAELILEIAIIINELCNVNVSESEISITKNKLFSHIRPKKQKWKVGDIFQIPLENGTYAFGQVVWKNSTQPVCGLFDINKTEVSTSEKIINNSLISILSLTPNLLDNHRWKVLGNMNVRIQLEDVPGEFNGTDCIGAMSFTSGILEDLANAFYGVTPWNAFADEDFFDEILLSTVKRPSTAKVLSSSERNLYRKQKKWD
- a CDS encoding PDZ domain-containing protein, with protein sequence MTDTFVKELLQGMLLLFLHPLFYGFILVAFLIGLKRVKRERKEFKVRVHPVIDNLIFSLLPGILIGLIGSVIFVAAGITLPLGMIALIGVVYVALGLTFKTRFMNPAYAVSLAAVVGLLLPKFQLGISFLDRWIVDVQKTPLDSLAVIIGVLLIQEGILVIWKGADRTSPRLFKGKRGHYIGAHEATRFWIVPQFLVLPVGSIPVLDWWPLFPMGAVGFSFFLVPFAIGYRQLVTHTLPEEAIKHLGRQVLILGFIVTGIAAVGHFYNLPLLIAIAIAAGLAGRELITLVTSQRDDTRPSHFVPRDQGVMILSVVPGTPAAKMGLKIGEVIVKVNGVTLSHESSLYRALQINAAYCKLEVLNLNGEIRFVQGSLYQNEHHQLGVLLVHDVVDRNAAVGD